From a region of the Gossypium raimondii isolate GPD5lz chromosome 10, ASM2569854v1, whole genome shotgun sequence genome:
- the LOC105776751 gene encoding probable ADP-ribosylation factor GTPase-activating protein AGD11, which yields MSTQHGNSDTKPPSGSGSRLYDLLCAEQPYWNRPSDADSTPWNFRESCKSSGAKGRLEKLLKESGNGVCADCGTPDPKWVSLTLGVFICIKCSGVHRSLGVHISKVLSVKLDEWTDEQVDVLVNLGGNNVANNKYEALIPENLKKPSPDSSNEERADFIRRKYEMLQFFDGNKHDPHSPQRTLSSSSQGSLSNLFGQDKRQYEKQPTRHRIGQKFRNSWGRRDSDHHKSVRKSNSLAGMVEFIGMIKVNVVKGTNLAVRDMVTSDPYVMLTLGQQSVKTRVIKNNLNPVWNESLMLSIPDSIPPLKVIVYDKDTFSHDDFMGEAEIDIQPLVAAAKAHERSEIQESMQLGKWVASKDNTLEKDGIITVTDGKVKQDISLRLQKVERGVLEIELECVPLTQ from the exons ATGTCTACCCAACATGGAAATTCTGATACTAAACCACCTTCTG GATCCGGTTCTCGCTTATATGATCTCCTATGTGCGGAACAGCCATATTGGAATCGACCAAGTGATGCAGATAGTACACCTTGGAATTTTAGGGAGTCGTGCAAATCTTCTG GTGCAAAAGGGAGGCTGGAGAAATTGTTGAAAGAGTCTGGGAACGGTGTTTGTGCAGATTGCGGGACCCCAGATCCAAAATGGGT ATCATTAACACTTGGagtttttatttgtattaaatgcTCTGGTGTTCATAGAAGCCTCGGAGTACATATATCAAAG GTTTTATCAGTGAAGCTCGATGAATGGACAGACGAACAAGTTGATGTTCTGGTAAATTTGGGTGGCAATAATGTAGCAAACAATAAATATGAAGCTCTCATTCCTGAAAACCTCAAAAAGCCGTCACCAGATTCATCCAATGAGGAGCGTGCCGATTTCATTAG GAGAAAATACGAGATGCTGCAATTTTTCGATGGCAATAAACATGACCCCCATTCTCCTCAACGGACTTTGTCTTCCTCCTCACAGGGTTCTTTGTCCAACCTGTTTGGTCAAGATAAAAGACAGTATGAGAAACAGCCGACCAGACATCGTATCGGGCAAAAATTTAGAAACAGCTGGGGAAGAAGAGACAGTGATCATCACAAGTCCGTAAGGAAGAGCAACTCATTG GCAGGTATGGTTGAATTCATTGGGATGATTAAGGTGAATGTTGTTAAAGGCACCAACCTAGCTGTCCGGGATATGGTTACCAGCGATCCGTACGTCATGCTCACGTTGGGTCAACAA TCAGTCAAGACCCGAGTCATAAAGAACAACCTAAATCCGGTCTGGAACGAAAGCCTAATGTTGTCAATTCCAGATAGCATTCCTCCTTTGAAAGTG ATTGTGTATGATAAAGATACATTTTCACATGACGATTTTATGGGGGAAGCAGAGATTGACATTCAACCGCTGGTTGCTGCGGCAAAAGCCCATGAGCGTTCAGAGATTCAGGAATCAATGCAGCTAGGGAAATGGGTTGCGAGCAAAGACAACACCCTAGAAAAAGACGGTATAATTACTGTGACAGATGGGAAAGTAAAACAGGATATCTCTCTTCGGCTACAAAAGGTAGAGAGAGGGGTGCTTGAGATTGAGCTCGAATGTGTTCCGCTTACTCAATAG
- the LOC105776752 gene encoding uncharacterized protein At5g39865 has protein sequence MAEMEDSKAKSSSGSLFFNRSFTMNSTAAAESNSPKFHLLLNSPSSLNRAASISRFYNSFDSVKGKVKKLCNLFESAKSSSSPSNLASPKETSPKVVLRPSKSIAYSSSFSLSFNNSSIRLPGTEDRIVVYLTSLRGIRRTYEDCYAVKMIFRGFRVWVDERDISMDAAYKKELQSVLKEKTVSLPQVFIKGKYVGGADVIKSMFEVGELAKILDGFPRRQPGFVCQGCGDVRFVPCWNCSGSRKVFDEDEELPKKCLECNENGLIRCPDCCS, from the coding sequence ATGGCAGAAATGGAAGACAGCAAGGCGAAATCATCATCTGGGTCGTTGTTCTTCAATCGTTCGTTCACGATGAACTCTACGGCGGCAGCTGAGTCGAATTCCCCCAAATTCCATCTCCTTCTCAACAGCCCGTCGTCTCTCAATCGAGCAGCTTCCATTTCGAGGTTTTACAATTCCTTCGATTCCGTCAAAGGTAAAGTTAAAAAGCTTTGCAATTTGTTCGAATCCGCTAAGTCTTCGTCTTCACCATCGAACTTAGCCAGTCCTAAAGAAACTTCTCCCAAAGTTGTTTTGAGACCCTCGAAATCGATTGCGTATTCGTCTTCGTTTTCTTTGAGCTTTAATAACTCTTCGATAAGGTTACCGGGAACTGAAGATCGAATTGTTGTTTATTTAACTAGTTTGCGAGGGATTCGAAGGACTTACGAGGATTGTTATGCTGTTAAGATGATATTTAGAGGGTTTAGAGTTTGGGTCGATGAGAGAGATATCTCCATGGATGCAGCTTACAAGAAAGAGTTGCAAAGCGTTTTGAAAGAGAAGACAGTGAGTTTGCCTCAGGTTTTTATAAAGGGCAAGTACGTTGGTGGTGCTGATGTGATTAAAAGCATGTTTGAAGTTGGGGAATTGGCTAAGATTCTTGATGGGTTCCCAAGGAGACAACCTGGGTTTGTTTGTCAAGGTTGTGGGGATGTCAGGTTTGTGCCTTGTTGGAACTGTAGTGGGAGTCGAAAAGTGTTTGACGAAGATGAAGAGTTGCCTAAAAAATGCTTGGAATGCAATGAGAATGGCTTGATTCGTTGCCCAGATTGCTGCTCTTAA